The DNA region AAAATCATGGGAATCCTTTAGTACCCTCTTGCCTAATACCATTCAGTGCGATACAGCGGCCCTGGTACAGGCCATCCAATCGGCGATTGATGCACTCAGCAAATTAGCAAAACTGTCAAAGGGCTCACAAGTCGCATTGGAGGCACTGGAAGAAATTAAAAAAACTGCATCCGATCCAGAAAGGCTGCCCTGGAGTACCTGGGCAAAACTTGCAAAATTATCAACCCCAAAGGACGGTAAAGACGCGGTAGCTGAAGTTCAGGGACTGGCCGGCGAGTGGTTAAAAAATCGCCGTTTCCATGAGGATGTTAAAACCATGATTGACGGAGCCTTTTACTGCGCCGCCCTGGCGGTTGAACATTTTCAGACCTACAAGAAGCAGCATGGCTTGATGGATTTTACCGATCAGGAATCCGGTGTACTGGATTTGTTTGAAGGAACAGAAAGCCAGTTTTTTCAGGATTCCCTAAAAAATCGGCTTTCATTGCTATTGGTCGACGAATTTCAGGACACCAGCCCTATACAACTGGCAATTTTTCTTGAACTTAACCAATTATGCGGCTCTTCATTCTGGGTTGGGGACCCCAAACAATCTATTTATGGATTTCGGGGCTCAGACCCTGTTTTAATGAATGTCGCCGCGGATCACTTTAGTAAAATTGCGGATCCCCGCCTCAATAAACCCCTGTCAGATTCATGGCGTTCACAAAAACTGCTCGTTGATTTTTCAAACGCTGTTTTTAAGAATGTGTTCCATGAAATGCCGGAAAACAAGGTTACCCTGAATATTCCCTCTCAACGGGAAAAAGATGCCAAAGGTGGGAATATCGAAGCATGGCTTTTGGATGCCCAAAATAAATCGGATACTGCCATTCGCCTTGCTATTGCAATCCAAACGCTTTTGGGTGACACCGGCGCCAAACCCGGAGACATCGCTGTTCTGTGCCGTAAAAACGATGATTGCGATGACCTTGCAAATGCCCTGGAGAGTATCGGGCTCCGGGCATCCACGGCCCGGGGATCACTTGTAAAAACACCGGCTTGCCGTTTAGTTTTAGCGGCCCTGCGTTATCTTGCGGATAAAAAAGATACCCTCGCGATGATTGAAGTGATTAACTTCCTGGGAAATCATGGGGAATACAAAGACTGGCTTGCAAAACTGGTGAATGACAGGGATGCTTACCTGGATGAATTAAAATCAAACCCGGTATTCCAAAACCTGGATGCCCGGCGTGACGAATTACGCCGCTTAACCCCCTTAGAGGCCCTTGAGTATGCCATTGATGCCTCCGGTGTATTGGAAGCGGCAGCGTCCTGGCCGAACACCCCATTGGCGCTGGCAAACCTTGATAAACTGCGCCTTAGCTGTGTGAAATATCTGGATTTGTGCAGGGCCCGGCATGATTCCGGAAGCCTCTCGGGATATTTGTCCTATTTAACTGAGAATGATATTAAAGAATCAGAAGGCTCTGATGACCAGGCTATTCAAGTGCTCACCTATCATAAAGCCAAAGGCCTGGAATGGAAGGTAGTCATTCTCTTTAACCTTGATGACGGGCTTAAAGGCAGCGCATTCAATCTTTCTGCCAAAACAGAAGGAGCATTTGATCCGCAAAATCCTCTGAATAACAGAATACTCCATTTCTGGCCCGACCCCTTGCCGGGAAATCAAACGTCAGATGAGTTGGAATCCTTACTGCTCGATTGCCCGGAACAACAGGAAGCAATAGACCGGGAGATTAAAGAAAGGCAACGCTTGTTATATGTTGGTTTTACCAGGGCCCGAGACAGCCTGATTCTTGCGGTGCACAGAAAAACGACCAATGCCGGCGCCAAATTGATGACCGCATGGCTTGATGAATTGACCGATGCCGACCATGAGCCGCTTATCACCCTGCCGGTGAGTGCCACCGGCAAGCACCTCCTCAATATTGGTGGAACACAAATCCCCATAACAATCAAGGAATATACCGAAAAAACGCAAGCCCTACAGTTGACACGGCCAGAGTTGAGCAAACGCCGTCCCCTGGTTCCTGCCGACCTGCCGCTGTACCCGCCAGCCCGATACTCCCCAAGCGCTTTGGAATGGGAAGCAGAAGCACTGTCTAAAATCACAGTGAGTGAACGGTACAGTTTAGGAAATAGAATAGCAGTAAAAGGAACGCCGGATTATAACCTTTTCGGCACCGCAGTTCACAACTTTCTTGCGGTAGAACAGGGAAAACGAAACGCAGCGGAATGGGAAAATACGGCACATCGGCTATTGGAACGCTATGGCATCCTCTCTGTTATACATCCTGCCGACATGGTTGAAATACATAAAAGAGTAACTCAATTTATAACGAATACCTATCCGGGGGCAAAGATTCGCCGTGAATGGCCTATCAGCCTTCGTGAAAGGGATAACCGCCTAATGCAGGGCTTTATTGATATGCTCCTTGAGCTGGATAATGGCTTTGTAATCCTTGATCACAAGACCTTTCCGGGCGCTAATGCTGAGGAAAAAGCCCGCGAGTATGCCCCCCAGCTTGCCGCTTACCGCCGTGCAGTTGAGGCTGCGGCTATGGAAACCGGGACAGGGAAGAAGGTGCTGGCTGCCTTGATACATATGCCGGTTATCGGTAAGATATATGAGGTTGAAAATACTCGTTAAAACATTTGCAAATTACACGCTGAAAAACACGCAATTTGCATATGATATAATACGGGAAGAAATAACATTACAGGAGAAAAAACAATGGCAATCGTAGATGTTCCTGAAATTTCTAAAAACTACAAGACCAAACAATTTGGAGCTTCTGATATTAGATGGGTAAAAAATGTAAATGATGAAAAAACAAGTAGTGCGTATTTACGTCCGGACAAAAGGGTTATTATAAATCCGAATGGTGTGTTTTTTTGCCTTCAGGTAAATACACCAAGCTTTAAAAAATCCTTGAATTCAGTCCACTTTGGAGAGCTTATTCTCCTTTATCAATATTTAAATAATCAAACCGTTAAATGTTTCACCCATTTGGTTACCCCTATCGCCGACGAGGTAATTCAAAATCCTTATTCAGATGACGGCGGGCCGGGAAGATGGGTGAAAGTAATTGGGATGACTAATAATCAAGCAAAAAATAGCATTCCTATAACAGATACAGAATGGCGAACTATAGGATTCAAATTTGGTGTCCATCGTGATTTAAGTTATCAGCAAGGAATAGCTTTTGAAATTAATCCTGATAAACAATTATCCGAACAACAATTCACCAATCTACAAAATAATATTTGGAGCAAATTTCAACGTCCTGCGTTTAATGTCAATATAACGGATATACCTGTAAAGTAATTGCGAGCCAGGTAAGCAACGGACCTGACAAGCTTTGAACTAAAACCAGAGGAATGGGGGTAATATTTATATGGAAACAAAAACAGAAGTTACAGTCAGCATTAAATCAATAGATGAGATTTTACAAGAACGTAATTTAAAAATACCTGATTATCAAAGACCATATAAATGGGAACGTAGTCATATTCGCAACCTTTTTTATGATATCAGAGAAACGATTAGCAAAGGTATCAATGAATACAGAATTGGTTCAATAATTCTGCACGCCAAAGACAAGAACAATCTTGAAATTGTTGATGGACAGCAGCGACTATTGTCAATATCGTTATTATATTTTTATCTTAATGAAAAAAAATCTTTACCACAGGGAGTAGCCAACCTTTTGAGTAATCAGTTTGTTGAAATTTCGCTTTTACATGCAAAGGAAAATTTCAATGAATGGAAATCATTGTGTGATTTAATTAAAGCCAATGAACAAAAGCATCTTTTTTCCTACATTAAAAATAATTGTAAGGTTTCAGTAATAGAAATGCCTGGCAATAATCTATCCGAAGCGTTCCAGCTTTTTGATTCTCAAAACAACCGGGGCAAATCACTTGATCCGCATGATTTATTAAAGGCTTACCATCTAAGATCAATAAATCGCCCGAGTGAACAGACAATTAAAAAGTGGGAACTATTTATAAATGATGAAATTTTTCCTCTAAAAGAATTATTTAATAAGCATTTATTCAGGATCAGACACTGGTCAAACGGCGATACAGGAATAACCAGGAAAAAGCATGGCAGTGAGTTAAGGTTTAGCGAACGGTTTATTGACGATTTTAAAGGGGTTTCTCTTGTCAATGAATCATATCCTTATCTATACCTATATGAGAAACTAAAAGAAAATAATATTGACTTCCCAAATTCATTAAATATGCCTATTATTGACGGTGAAGCATTTTTCAGGTATATTGAATATGCGTACAGTTTGTTTTATGAAAATTTTTATAAACGCAATAAACTTTGTGATAAATTAAGCGATAACATAAGAAACCATATTTTTGAAAGCGGCAATAATAAATTTACAAGGAATATTAACCTTTATGTCAATTTACTCACATTGTTCATCGATAGATTCGGTGAACAATATGTTGACAAAGAGGTTTCCGAAATAACTTTTGTTTGGGCATTTTACCCCAGGGTAATAGCAAAATTAATATATGATTCTACAATCGCCAACTATGCATCCGGAGGGATGTTCCAGCGCAAGCCAGGATATCAAAAGATGTTTCAGGTTCTTATGTCGGCGGTAACCCCGCGAGGGTTTGTAGCAAATATTAATACAGATATCTTAAATAATTTTACTGCTGATGGAATTATTCAAAAGCTTATGGAAGGAGACAAAAAATGAAAAATCCTTTATCCATATTTGAGTTACTGTGTAATGACAGCATAAAATACAGTATTCCACTTTACCAAAGAAATTTTTCCTGGACAGATCGTGAGATATCGCAGCTACTAATTGATATTCTCGATTCCATAAAAGAAGAAAGGAAGCAATATTATATAGGCACATTAGTAATTTGTAAAAATGGTGATAAATTTTCAATTATTGATGGCCAACAAAGATTTACTGCTATATTATTAATTTCTTTGGCAATACAAAATAAATATTCTAATATTGAAAAATTTGTTGAAAAAATCAATCTTTCCTTTGAAGCAAGGCAAAAATCAGATTTAACGATTAAAAAGCTACTTGTCAATGAAATAGTTAACGATACCAAAGATAACGAGTTATTAAGAGGTTATCAGGATACATTGGATGCATTGAAAGAATTTGTCGGAAAAGATGATTACGTCAATATCAATATGAAAGATTTTTATAATTATTTGTTTCATAAAGTGACAATATTTATTAACGAAATGCCGGAAAATACGAATGTAAATTTGTATTTTGAGCGATTCAACTCCCGGGGCGAACAATTAGAATCCCATGAAATAATCAAAGCCGAGCTTATGCAAAAGCTTGTTGACGAAAAGACGGACATGTTGACCATTCAAAAATTTGCCAAAATTTGGGACGCTTGTTCAGAGCTTGAAACTCCGTGCATAAAATTCTTTAGAAAGAAAATAAAGGGCGCCGATCCCAATGACGAACGCGAAAAAGTATTCAATTGTCAATGGGATGACTATACGCCTGGCAGCAACAGCTGGCGCTATGGTTATGATATTGCTGATGTTTACAAAAATATTCACGTAAATAATGAGAATAAAAAATCCATATTGAGTGTACTGGAAAACGGCATCGACCCTCATGCTATCGATACGGTAAATGATGGGAATGAATCAGCAACAAACGATGAAACAGACAGATACCGATGTATCATAAACTTTGATACCTTATTATATTATGTCTTATATATTTCTGATGGCAAGGAAGTGGACGAAGTCCAACTTGATGATAAAAAATTACAAAAATCATTTAAAGTTTCTTCGCGAAACAGTGAATGGATATTAAAATTTGGTGAAAACCTTCTAAAGATTAAATTCATTTTTGACAGTTTTATTATCCGAACTTCATTAGAAAATACGCATGGCTTAAAAGAAGGACAATGGTTTTTACGTAAGGCGCATAGAATCGATAAAAACGAAAAAACAAGGGGACATCTTTATGTTCAAACCCAATTTGATAAAATTTCTTTTGACGAACGAAATGATGAAATAATAATGTTACAGAGTATGTTTGCTGTAACCTTTACGGCTTACAAAGATACGAGGTGGCTTTTTTCAACAGTGAAATACTTATATGAAAATGCCAAAAATTTGAATAGCCCTGCTTTTTCACATAATTTCCATGGATTTCTGGAAAAATTATCAAAACAATATGCAAAAAAAAGAATTTGCAATGAAGCTGGGCAGACAGACAAAAGCAAACTTAGGTATAACAATGGGGTTCCGATATTTGCATTTAACTTGATGGATTATGTTTTGTGGAAAAAAAGAAGCAACTTAAGACCAATGTACAAAGAAGTTAATTTTAATGATTTTGAATTTACATACAGGCGTTCGATTGAACATTGGTATCCGCAAAATCCGGACGAAAATGTTGGTTACAACAAAATGAATGATGACTTATTGCATTCATTTGGCAACTTGTGTAATGTCGTAGCAAGTCAAAATTCTGCTTTTGGAAATCTCTATCCCCCGGCGAAACTTAATCAATGGCAGCATATATTCGCGTCACAGAGTTTGAAACTTCAAATAATGGCGATACTAACAAAAAAATTGAATGGATGGGATGAAAGTAAAACCAATGAAATTAGAAATGCTGAAACCGAAATGATTACATGGTTGAATCAATATATGCAAAGTTAGGTATAAGAATAAAATCCCCGGGGTCCGGGGTGAAAAACAATGAGCATTCTCTTTCACCATGTCATTATATGACACGGTGAATAGGCTATACTGGCAACATGACAGAGAATCATTGAAAATAAAACCCACAACAGCCACAGATTGAAGATCCCCAAAAAAATCACCCATTGGGTGAAAAATATCTCATCCCTTTAATAAGGAGCAATAAATGGCAAAAAAAACTTTCGCTATCTTTTTAACTGCGGGCATATTGACCGCCTGGTATCCCGGTGTTATGTGGGGCGGCGGCCAGGGGGACTACTCAACGCCTGCGAACTATGCCGAATGGGCAGGAAACGCGGCGCCTTACCAAACGACCTCCCGCAACCTTGCAGGGAGCGGCGACACTTTGGGTATCGGAGTGGACACCAGGAACGAAATCGCCGGGCGCAGGGAGTGGGTGGAAAAGCTCAACCAGTGCGATAATTACGTGGCAAATTATATACAGAACACGCCGCTGCCTACCTACCTGGTGTACTCTACCGAGCTGGGGATGGGCGAAATTGACTGGGACCGGGAAACTCGCGCCCTCAGTTTCAGGATAGCCTTGTATCCTGACAAAAACTGGGCCGCACCCATACAGAGGGCGGTGAACGAGGTTTACGCAGGGCTTGCCGCCACAGGCAAGGCTTCAGCCTGGGAGCTTCTCTGGCCGGGAAAGACCGCTGCAGGGGGCGAGTCTCCTGCCAGGGCGGAAGTAAAACGCGAATACCTCACTGCCATTGAACTGGTAAATGAGAGCGGACAGGTGATAGGAAATCAGTCGGTATCCCTCACAGCGGGCTGGAAGACCGGAATCGGCAGCCAGTATGCGGAACATGCAGAAGTCGCAAGCGCAAGCGACTACCTATTTCCCCGGGTGGTTGCAAAAAGTACCCAAACCGCTAAAACCGTCACCTTTCCCTACGTGGACGCACAAAAAATCACCGGCAAACTTAGCATCAGAATTGCACGGCTCAACGGGAGGAGCGCGGAAACTGCGGCGCGGGAAAATGGGGTACACATTTTAACGGAAACCAATTACGCCCGTATTCTTGAGCAGCAGCTCAACATGAAAAGTGTCAGTGGCGGGACCTTTATGATGGGAGGCACGGAAAAGGACGAACAGCCCCGGCGCCGGGAAACCGTAGCAGGTTTTTACATGGGGAAGTACGAGGTAACGGAAGGAGAATACAATACTTTCTTAAGCGCCACCGGGCGCAGGGGAGCGGATAATCATAACAGTGATGATGTGCCCGTTTCCGTAAACTGGTTTGATGCGGTACGGTATTGTAACTGGCTTAGTGAGATGACCGGACGGAGACCGGCGTATACGATAAACCGGGACAACGTCACCTGGAACCAAAATGCCGACGGCTTCCGGCTACCCACAGAAGCGGAATGGGAATACGCCTGCCGGGCCGGGACTACCACAGCGTACAGCTTCGGCGCCTCAATTTCCGAAAGTCAGGCGAATTATAACGGAGAATACGGACGACGCAAGGCCGGATTATGGGGGCGGATGCCCGTGGGGAGCTTCGCGCCGAATCCCTGGGGGTTCTACGATATGCACGGGAATGTATGGGAGTGGTGCTGGGATGCTAAGGGCATGCAGCGCGCCGAGCGCGGCGGCGATTATCTATCCTGGGGCGAATACCTCCGTTCGGCTTTTCGGAACTGGAGCAATCCCACAAACGGCGCCGGTTTCCGTATTGTAAGTTCCGCAAGGACAATGGGATGAAAAATATAGTTGTGGTTTGTTTGTTCTTTGTCTGCGGTTTCGGACCTGCTGTGTCCGCCGTCTTCGCAAAAGAAGAGCTGGGGTATGTATATTTTAAGTACCAGGTAATAGATACCCCGTGGACCGGTTATGTTCCGCCAAACGCGGCTAATTTGCAGCACATGGTTTGTCTGGATATTACGTTTATCAGTAATCTGCCCAGGGAATATACGGACTATTTTGTGGACATGTATGAAAATAACGAGATTAACGTGGGCCTTAGCCATCAAGTTTTTGGGGGCAGCCGTAAATCCTTTGCACTATTTACCAGGACCAAAGATGGTTTTATAAGCAGGAGGCCCTTTGCGAAAAAATGGGATCACCCGAATGGCGCCTTGGATACTCCCAATCTGGGGAGCTATGAATTTTTCTATACTGAGGGAGAAATTCAACAGACCATGGCCAGGTGCGCACAAGTTATTATAAATACTATCTGCGGACACAGTAGGTCCGGTGGAAATGTATCCGCTCATGCAGTGGGCAATACTTCCGTACCGGATATTTTTGATGATGCAGAGCAGGGCTTTCGTTTCAGAAAAACCAATCTTTTTGAAAGAAAATGGATTGTGTATAGAGAATGATGAAAAGATAAGCGCGATAATACTGCTTGGGGAGATAATACAGAGGAGGTGACTACTTTTCTAAAAATGCAATCAAAAACTCTATGTCCTCTTGTGTCAATTTTCCTATAGGTTTGGCCTTGCTTACAACGTCCGGAGGTAACTTTAGCAGTCTAACTGTATCAACATAAGATTGCTTTTCAAGTCCTGCCAGTTTCCAATCGACTATTTTGTAATATTTTGCCTTTATCGTTTCGCTTTTATTAGCGTATTGTGTTGTGATCCCAAAACCGTATGCGGCGGATGCAGTAGGTCCGTTGTTATCGCCAGTCGAAATCATCAAAACCGGGCGGCGTTTCCCTCCGGTTTTCCAGGAAATATACGCAACAAAAATATCGAAGGGCTTCATTAGCCATTTACTCCCCAGTCGTAAAGTTCGGGGGTTTTCTCTTTATCGATAATGATATTGCCCTTACCGTCTGATTCAAGTTCAACTATTTGCATTTTCCTGTTTTGTAAGGCTTTGATTAGTTTTTCGTCGGGGGTCGGTAAAGGTTCGGGCTGAAAGGGTAAACGGCGTTCTACAATAATTTTACGATAGAACATCTCGATTGCTGTCGTCTGGTCAATCCCCATCCTTGAAAGTAAATCAACGGCCTGAGCCTTTATGCTCTTATCAATCTTGACGTTTACGTTTGACTTTGCGTTAGTCATAGCTTATCTCCTTAAGGAACAATATAGCACTTTATAACGACACTGTCAACATAAATGCATCAATGTGGGTAATATCCACCG from Treponema primitia ZAS-2 includes:
- a CDS encoding DUF262 domain-containing protein codes for the protein METKTEVTVSIKSIDEILQERNLKIPDYQRPYKWERSHIRNLFYDIRETISKGINEYRIGSIILHAKDKNNLEIVDGQQRLLSISLLYFYLNEKKSLPQGVANLLSNQFVEISLLHAKENFNEWKSLCDLIKANEQKHLFSYIKNNCKVSVIEMPGNNLSEAFQLFDSQNNRGKSLDPHDLLKAYHLRSINRPSEQTIKKWELFINDEIFPLKELFNKHLFRIRHWSNGDTGITRKKHGSELRFSERFIDDFKGVSLVNESYPYLYLYEKLKENNIDFPNSLNMPIIDGEAFFRYIEYAYSLFYENFYKRNKLCDKLSDNIRNHIFESGNNKFTRNINLYVNLLTLFIDRFGEQYVDKEVSEITFVWAFYPRVIAKLIYDSTIANYASGGMFQRKPGYQKMFQVLMSAVTPRGFVANINTDILNNFTADGIIQKLMEGDKK
- a CDS encoding formylglycine-generating enzyme family protein, whose amino-acid sequence is MAKKTFAIFLTAGILTAWYPGVMWGGGQGDYSTPANYAEWAGNAAPYQTTSRNLAGSGDTLGIGVDTRNEIAGRREWVEKLNQCDNYVANYIQNTPLPTYLVYSTELGMGEIDWDRETRALSFRIALYPDKNWAAPIQRAVNEVYAGLAATGKASAWELLWPGKTAAGGESPARAEVKREYLTAIELVNESGQVIGNQSVSLTAGWKTGIGSQYAEHAEVASASDYLFPRVVAKSTQTAKTVTFPYVDAQKITGKLSIRIARLNGRSAETAARENGVHILTETNYARILEQQLNMKSVSGGTFMMGGTEKDEQPRRRETVAGFYMGKYEVTEGEYNTFLSATGRRGADNHNSDDVPVSVNWFDAVRYCNWLSEMTGRRPAYTINRDNVTWNQNADGFRLPTEAEWEYACRAGTTTAYSFGASISESQANYNGEYGRRKAGLWGRMPVGSFAPNPWGFYDMHGNVWEWCWDAKGMQRAERGGDYLSWGEYLRSAFRNWSNPTNGAGFRIVSSARTMG
- a CDS encoding GmrSD restriction endonuclease domain-containing protein, coding for MKNPLSIFELLCNDSIKYSIPLYQRNFSWTDREISQLLIDILDSIKEERKQYYIGTLVICKNGDKFSIIDGQQRFTAILLISLAIQNKYSNIEKFVEKINLSFEARQKSDLTIKKLLVNEIVNDTKDNELLRGYQDTLDALKEFVGKDDYVNINMKDFYNYLFHKVTIFINEMPENTNVNLYFERFNSRGEQLESHEIIKAELMQKLVDEKTDMLTIQKFAKIWDACSELETPCIKFFRKKIKGADPNDEREKVFNCQWDDYTPGSNSWRYGYDIADVYKNIHVNNENKKSILSVLENGIDPHAIDTVNDGNESATNDETDRYRCIINFDTLLYYVLYISDGKEVDEVQLDDKKLQKSFKVSSRNSEWILKFGENLLKIKFIFDSFIIRTSLENTHGLKEGQWFLRKAHRIDKNEKTRGHLYVQTQFDKISFDERNDEIIMLQSMFAVTFTAYKDTRWLFSTVKYLYENAKNLNSPAFSHNFHGFLEKLSKQYAKKRICNEAGQTDKSKLRYNNGVPIFAFNLMDYVLWKKRSNLRPMYKEVNFNDFEFTYRRSIEHWYPQNPDENVGYNKMNDDLLHSFGNLCNVVASQNSAFGNLYPPAKLNQWQHIFASQSLKLQIMAILTKKLNGWDESKTNEIRNAETEMITWLNQYMQS
- a CDS encoding type II toxin-antitoxin system RelB/DinJ family antitoxin, whose amino-acid sequence is MTNAKSNVNVKIDKSIKAQAVDLLSRMGIDQTTAIEMFYRKIIVERRLPFQPEPLPTPDEKLIKALQNRKMQIVELESDGKGNIIIDKEKTPELYDWGVNG
- a CDS encoding UvrD-helicase domain-containing protein; this encodes MSTINIINASAGSGKTYWLTKLAGENVVNGISANRLFATTFTKKAAAELVERLRQRLLSDGKEEEVNLLSDGFVGTVNSVCARLLTEYAIDAGLSPALDVIPEEDTGKIFNMAVEEAIAEQADKLEPVARRLSRYGAYRQGDWRNDVKDIAKMARDNRLDSGAIEQSAKKSWESFSTLLPNTIQCDTAALVQAIQSAIDALSKLAKLSKGSQVALEALEEIKKTASDPERLPWSTWAKLAKLSTPKDGKDAVAEVQGLAGEWLKNRRFHEDVKTMIDGAFYCAALAVEHFQTYKKQHGLMDFTDQESGVLDLFEGTESQFFQDSLKNRLSLLLVDEFQDTSPIQLAIFLELNQLCGSSFWVGDPKQSIYGFRGSDPVLMNVAADHFSKIADPRLNKPLSDSWRSQKLLVDFSNAVFKNVFHEMPENKVTLNIPSQREKDAKGGNIEAWLLDAQNKSDTAIRLAIAIQTLLGDTGAKPGDIAVLCRKNDDCDDLANALESIGLRASTARGSLVKTPACRLVLAALRYLADKKDTLAMIEVINFLGNHGEYKDWLAKLVNDRDAYLDELKSNPVFQNLDARRDELRRLTPLEALEYAIDASGVLEAAASWPNTPLALANLDKLRLSCVKYLDLCRARHDSGSLSGYLSYLTENDIKESEGSDDQAIQVLTYHKAKGLEWKVVILFNLDDGLKGSAFNLSAKTEGAFDPQNPLNNRILHFWPDPLPGNQTSDELESLLLDCPEQQEAIDREIKERQRLLYVGFTRARDSLILAVHRKTTNAGAKLMTAWLDELTDADHEPLITLPVSATGKHLLNIGGTQIPITIKEYTEKTQALQLTRPELSKRRPLVPADLPLYPPARYSPSALEWEAEALSKITVSERYSLGNRIAVKGTPDYNLFGTAVHNFLAVEQGKRNAAEWENTAHRLLERYGILSVIHPADMVEIHKRVTQFITNTYPGAKIRREWPISLRERDNRLMQGFIDMLLELDNGFVILDHKTFPGANAEEKAREYAPQLAAYRRAVEAAAMETGTGKKVLAALIHMPVIGKIYEVENTR